In the Ignavibacteria bacterium genome, AAGGACGTAGACTTCAAAAACCTTGGCCTCCTCATCATCGACGAAGAACATCGTTTCGGCGTTGCTGCAAAAGAGAAACTCCGTCAGCTCCGCTCATCGGTTGATACACTCACTCTCACAGCAACACCTATTCCGCGGACGCTCAACTTCTCGCTCATGGGTGCACGTGACCTGTCCGTGATCGAAACGCCCCCTCGCAATAGGCTCCCGATCCGAACCGAGATATTACAATGGGCCGATGACGTTCTGCGAGAAGCATTGCTACGTGAGCTCGAACGTGGCGGTCAGGCATTCATCGTTACTGATCGTATCCATGACATGGATAAGCTGATGATGAAGTTCAAGATGCTTGTCCCAACCTTGCGCATCGCCATGGCTCACGGTCAGATGGAGTCCGACCATCTCGAAGACGTGATGGAAGGATTCCTTGAACGCAAGTTCGATGTGCTCATCGCAACAAAGATCATTGAGTCGGGACTTGATATCCCCAACGCCAACACCATGATCATCGAACACGCAGATAACTTCGGTCTTGCCGAGCTGTATCAGTTGAGGGGTCGAGTTGGACGTTCAAATACCCAAGCCTACTGCTTCCTCCTCATTCCCCCGCCGCATACTCTCTCTCGTACCGCACTTCGTCGACTTCAAGCCCTGGAAGAATACACAGACCTCGGATCCGGATTCCAGCTTGCCATGCGCGATCTCGAGATCCGTGGTGCCGGTAATCTGTTAGGGGGCGAGCAGAGTGGTTTCATCATGGATATGGGCTTTGAGTTGTACCAGAAGATTCTGGACGAAGCGGTCACCGAACTCCGTCACGAAGAATTCTCACAGCTCTTTGCCGGCACCAAGGCACTAACCGATGACTTCACGAATGAAGACATCGCCGTAGAACTTGATGCTGATGCCCTCCTGCCAAAGGCCTACATACCGGGTGATACCGACAGGTACGATGTCTACAAGCGTTTGTACAACGCGCATGAGCAGCGCGAGGTGGATCTCGTCTTCAATGAACTCCGTGACCGATTCGGAGCACTTCCTCAGGAAGCGGAGGAACTTCTGTTCGCAGTGCGGTTGCGGATCGCAGCTCTTCCGAGTGGCTTCCTACGTGTGAATGTGAAGGATGGTCGACTTCTTGTTGAGCTCCCTGCCGACTCCGATACACGGTGGTATGGTCAGGTCTTCAAACAGATCCTTCCACTGCTCACTAGCATCCCGAACGCTCGATTCGTACAGAATGGAAAACGCTTGCTCATCGAGGTCTTACTGGGTAGGCGCGAAGAGGCGATCAACATTCTCGAACAATTCTCATCTCAAGCCGCTCCTCGTGAAGAACCCACGGAAGAACTTCTATGACAAGACTTCTTTCGATCGAAACATCAGGGTCCGTGTGTAGCGTTGCGGTCTCCGTTGATGGGTCTCTTGTCTCCTCCATAGAGATCCTGCAGGCCAACGTCCATGATGAGATGTTGAGCAAGTGTGTTCATGATGTGGTGTCGAATGCAGGACTAGCGCTTGACTCCATCGATGTCGTAGCCGTCTCTGCCGGACCCGGCTCATTCACCGGTCTTCGCATCGGCGTATCATTTGCAAAGGGGCTTTGTTTCAGCGGGAAACCAAACCTCCTTGCTGTTCCTACGCTCACGGCACTTATGCATGCCGGTACTGAAGTAGCGCGCATCGGCAGGTTTGCCACGATCACCGCTGTGGTGGCTTCACATCGAGATCTGTACTACGTTGCAACGAGTCCGGTTGAGGATCCTACCCATATTGCTGCAGTGGAACTCCTGCCGCTGCACGAGGTCAAGGAACATCTCAGTGACGCCACCCTGGTGGTTGGTCCGGCAGCCTCTCAACTCACACCAAACCCGGTGAGTGGTCTCACCCGACTCTCCGCGCGCTTTGTGGCCTTTGCAGCATGGAAACTGTTGGAGGCAGGAGCCCCCTTCAACGATGCGATGACCTTTGTTCCTGAGTATCAGCAGGAGTTCGAGGTTCGCTCAAAGGGCCTTTAGAAACGCCTCGATCGACGCGATGTCATCCGCCGTGAGCTTCTTTCCAAGTTGATGCCACCCCATGAGCTCGATCGCCCTTGAGAGTGTTGGCACCGAACCATCGTGGAAGTATGGGTGGGTCTTGGAGATCAGTCGCAATGATGGAACCTTGAACATCAAGCTGTCGGATGGGTCCTTAGTAACACCGAAACGTCCGGCATCCCTCGTGTCGTAGGGATTCACAAGGCCGAGTTTCTGATACATACTTCCACCGAAGAGCGGACCATTATGGCATGTGATGCAACCGCTTTCGATAAAGGTCTTCAATCCCCGCTTTTCCTCATTCGTCAACTTGGCTGATGCACCAAGTACATAGTCGTCGAATCTTGAAGGGGCTCGCAACGTCCGTTCAAACGCAGGAATGGCATGAGCCAGGTTGTCGTACGACACAGCCTTACGAGCTCTGGGAAATGCAGCAGCGAAGAGAGGCGTATACTCATCGATCGAACGGATCTTCTCTTCAACGGCCTTTGCACTTGGCATTCCCATTTCCACCGGGTTGGTGATCGGTCCCTTCGCTTGTGCCTTGAGGTCGTCTGCTCTGCCGTCCCAGAATTGCACGAAATGATATCCGGCATTGAAAACTGTCGGCGAGTTACGAGCACCGCGAACCTTATCGGCACCGGCCGATGTGACCTCGTTGTCGACTCCGGCAGCTCCTTCATTCACGTTATGGCACGTGTTGCACGATTGCGTGTTATTGACCGACAATCTGGTGTCGAAATAGAGCTTCTTTCCGAGTGCGATCTGTTCCGGCGTATCCCCTTCTGCCCCCGGCATCACATCCGGTAGTGCGCCGAATATTCCGGTGGCCTGTTCAAGCAGGTCGCGTTCCTCCTGAGCCGTCAGTGGCGGAACCTCTTTTAACGGGGCTTCCGATGTCTTTTGCTGCTGCCCGCACCCCACCAGGATCAACACAAATGCTGCTGTTTGGATGAATCTGATCGGTTTCATGGCAAACTCCTTCGTTGTTGCTTTCAAGTTCACCCCAATCACCCTCGCTATCCTATGACAAAACTCACAGTCCCTCTTTACTATTCGCTATTCGCTATTCGCTATTCGCTATTCGCTATTCGCTATTCGCTATTTTCGCCTTTCCCCAACAACGCCTCGAAACAATGATCCAACGGTATACTCGACCCGACATGGGGGCCATTTGGTCCGATGAGAACAAATACGCTATCTGGCTTGAGATCGAAGTCCTTGCCTGCGAAGCTCAGGCTGAGCTCGGCGTGATACCCAAGGATGCAGTTGCAGAGATCCGTGCCAAGGCAGCATTCAACGTTGAACGTATCCTTGAGATCGAAGAGGTGACGAAGCACGACGTGATCGCCTTCACGACCAATGTGGCGGAATATGTCGGACCTGCATCGCGATTCATTCATATGGGGATGACGTCGAGCGACGTTCTCGACACCTGTCTCGGTGTTCAACTCAAGCAGGCCGGTGAATTGATCCTTGCCGATCTCATCACGCTTCGCGACATTCTGGCTCGACGAGCAACCGAGTTTAAATACACGGTCTGTATCGGTCGCTCACACGGCATCCATGCAGAGCCAACAACCTTTGGATTGAAACTCGCACTTTGGTATGAAGAGTGTAAGCGCAGTATCACCCGGATGGAACGCGCCATTGAGTCCATCAGCGTTGGGATGATCTCCGGTGCTGTTGGGACGTTTGAACACCTCTCACCGGATGTAGAGGTCTACGTCTGCTCAAAGCTTGGACTCAAACCTGCACCGGTCAGTACACAGGTGATCCAACGTGACCGTCATGCGGAGTTCTTGACCACTCTTGCCATCATTGGCGCCTTCCTAGAAAAGGTGGCCACCGAGGTACGACACCTTCAGCGCACGGAAGTGCTGGAGGCGGAAGAGTACTTCTCGCCCGGACAAAAGGGCTCGTCGGCGATGCCACACAAGCGCAACCCTATTCTTAGTGAGCGCATCTGCGGAATGGCCCGCATTCTACGTGGTAATGCCATGGCCGCCATTGAGAACAATGCACTTTGGCATGAGAGAGACATCTCCCACAGTTCAGTAGAACGCGTGATCTGTCCGGATTCAACGATCGCTCTCGACTACATGCTTCATTTAGCGACCGGTCTCATCGATAAGTTGCTTGTCTACCCAGAAGCAATGAAGCGCAACCTTGCACTCACGCACGGCCTGCCATTCTCGCAGAGTGTGATGTTGGCACTTGTTCGCAAGGATGTCACGCGAGAAGACGCGTACAAGATGGTGCAGCGAAATGCCATGCAGACGTGGCAGACCAAGACTCCACTCCGCGAGACACTAGGAGCCGATCAGGAGATCATGTCGTTCTTCTCAGCTGAAGAGCTGGATGCCATTTTCGATGATGCTCGCATGCTGAAGAACGTGGATCAGATCTTCGCCCGTTGTGGTCTGGCCTGAGTGTGAAGATTATCGTTGCGATCGTTGTGATCATGGCCTCCGTTGCCGGAGGGCTTGCCATCACGAGGTCTCGTTCCGATAACGGTGCGGAATTGGCCGATAAGTATTGTGTATCGTGTCACCTGAAGCCCCTTCCTGAACATCTCGATAAGTCGACGTGGGTTGCCAAGGTCTTTCCGGTGATGCGTCAATACCTGGGGATGGATCAGATCCCTCAGCGTGATAAACTGCCGCATGATCTACAGGCATTCTATCCGACCTTTCCGGCGATGACGGAGGATGAGTGGTTCAGTGTTGCGCAGTGGTATATCGACAATGCTCCGGCTGTCCTTCCCTCTCCACCGTTGATCCATGTGAAGGGTGTGACATCGCAATTCCAATCGATGCCTCTTCGGAAGACGATCGACGTGCCAATGACAACCGTGGTTCGGTTCGACGCACAACGTCGACGAATGATCATTGGTGATGGCTTTGGAAATGCCCTGAATGTCCTGAACATGAATGGTGATTCCGTTGCCAGTGTATCACTCAATGGTCCGCCTTCAAGTGTCGACGTTCAGCCGGACGCTTGGTACGTCACAGATATGGGCAAGCTGCTTCCGCATGATTCCGCCATCGGCCGTCTCGTGAAGATCACGTGGGTTAAGGATGTGCCCACGTCTACGGTGATCCTCGACTCATTGCGTCGCCCCACAAGCGTCACGGTTGCTGATCTGAACGGTGATTCTCGCAAGGACTATCTCGTTTGCGAATACGGAAATCTCATCGGACGTTTCGGTTGGTATGAGATCGATGCGAAGGGGCGTTCCAAGTACCATGAATTGGTAGCACAACCCGGAGCAATTCGAGCAGAGCTGCGTGATGTGAATGGCGACAAACGACTTGATATCGTTGTTCTCATGGCACAGGCACGAGAAGGTCTTGTGGCATATATCAACAACGGCAAGGGGCGTTACACAGCCCGTGAATTGATCACCTTCCCGCCGTGTTATGGATCATCGTCGTTCTCCTTCTACGACGTGGATGATGACGGGAAACTGGAGATCATCATCACAACGGGAGACAACGGCGATTACGAAGACCCACCCTTCAAGCCCTATCACGGAGTCTACATCTACGGCTCTGATAAGAACGGTGTGTACACCCAACGATCGTTCCAACATCTCGACGGTGCCTACGGTGCCTTTGTCCGCGACTTTGATAGCGATGGAACCCAGGATATGCTCTCGTTCTCATTTTTCCCACGACTTGATCGTTCAGATGTAGATCTCATTCGTTTCGATTTCAATGTTGGTAGGGCGAATATGAATACATGGAGGGTGGCTCATGCCGCCGATGGACGGTGGCTCGCCTCAGATATCGCCGATGCTGACGGAGATGGAGACCTTGATGTCCTTCTTGGTAATGTCTCAATGGGTCCAGGTAGGATCCCGAACACTGTGCAGGATCGATGGATGTCTGGGGGCGTTGTGGCTCTGTACTTAAAGAACACCATGAAGTGATCATTCGATCATGATCCCCATTGTTCGTCGCCTACCATTCTTGATCAACGTGAGATAGATGAGTCCGTGCACGTCTTCAGGAACGGACGTACTGAGTTGACTCCCTGTTCGCACGCCATCGTGCGGAATTGTTTTGCCGAGCAGATCGGTCAGGATCAACTCATCGACTTCAGCGAAGATCTGACGTCCGCGCACGGAGTATTGTGGTTCGAATGGACCAAGAAGACGCACTCTTCCCTGCTCATCGCATAAACCATCAAGCGTGAATCGTCCGTGTTCGAGAACGAGATCGCGTGTTGTAGTATCGAGCTGGACGCTATCGATCCGAAGAATGATCTGCGAAGAATCGCCCAGGGCAACTCTGGCGCTTGACCTTCTGTAGGTTGTTCCCGCCCGCGCATTCAACGTGAACGGAAACTCCATCGAGATCACGGTATCGTTGATACGTCTCGATCTGCGGATGGGGATCAACGTGGTGGCTCTCATTGATACATGCACGATGCCATTCACTGTTCGTTGGTTTATGGGTTCCGCTCTGATCCGAATGTAGAGATCAACGGTGTCTCCGGGAGCCCCATGCGCATTATCAGCTTGAACGATCAACTTCGGCAATGCTGACACGCGAGGAGAGATCAAGATCGAGTCCACAACGATACATCCGTCTTCGGTGGTTATCTCTACCGTACACCACGTTGGCTGGTAGATCGGTCGTGTCTGCGCGCTGTTGCCGTTTGATGAGACGGAGTCAACGTTGTCAATCCAACGATAGCTGACACCGCCTGTTGCTGTTATGATCGTTGAGGTGCCTTCGGTAACGAGCGTGTCTCGTGCTTGCATTGCAACGCGCTGTGTTCGTCGTCTGCCCGTGGGTATGGAGCGTGCTGATGTTGAAGCTCCGTCTACCCCGGCTTGTGCACCGAATGCGATCCTCTCGGATAGTACGTCACACGTAGATGTGCCGCCTGCTCCACCGATGACGGATTCTGTAAATGAGGTTGCAACACGGCGACTGCGAAAAGCAGATACGCCGCCCCCTCCACCGCCACCCGGACCGTAATGAAAGAGCACGCCGCTAGTGCTTCCGCCGTTGCCACCGCTCACGATCACAGAGGAACGTCCCACGGCAGAGTCTACGTTGAGAATGATGGTTCCGCCGCTCCCGCCACCTCCTGCGCCATCTTCGTAGGCATTCTGTGCTAGACCGCCTTGTGCGGTGAATGACGATCTCTGTCCGAGAATGAGGATGGGAGCGGAGATGAGAATGATGCCACCACCGTGACCCCCTCGTGTTCCATGAAAGTCATTCTGATGCCCGCTTCCACCGCCGCTGCCAATGAAGATCCGTGTAGCGCTGCTGGTATCTTCAACAGACGTGCCACCGCTACCACCACGAGGAAGTTGTCCATAGGCAGATGTTTGGTCGCCTCCCCTTCCGCCTGCACCCGCAAGAGCACCGCCGCCACCACCTGCATTTCGTGCCCATCCACCTCGGGCGGCTCCGGGCCCTTCTCCGGAACACCGGTTATCGTTGATGTCGATAGTGTCCATCAACGCTGCGGTGTCGAGCGTATTGATGCCAACACGTCCGCCCCTGCCACCGCAGGCATCCGCATTCACAACTCCATCTACGATCAACGTGTCCTTGCATTCGAGTGCAATGACGCCTCCCCACATTCCGTTCCACGGCATCGTGCGAAGCGTGTCAGTGATCATTGCCGTTTTTGCCGTGAGAATCCGCACTGCTTGCAGTCCACTCCGCGCATCATAGGTATGCACACGAGAGGTTTCCAGGTAGACAACTGAGCCGATGACGGTATCCACCACGCTGTATTCGCAGAGCCCAACGAATCGATTGTCGTTACTCGTTGTTTGGTGTAGGAGGATCTTGTCGCCGCGATGAAAGATCGACGCGTCAAGCACAACCATTGTTCGACGGCACTGATCCAGTTCAATGACAGCTGAAGAACGTTGTTGATATCCCGTCCACATCATCTGTGACGTGCAATTCAACGTAGACAGGAGCGTAACAAGGATCAGTATGATAGTGTTCGCCATCGCTGGATCTCCTCGTCGTACCAGAGTATGGCCGACGCATCTTGTGGGAGGAGCAGATCATTCGCCCCCTGCAGTCTGAATCTGTTCTCAGGAAGAGAGCCTGCCCCCTCGTTCGTTAGTCGAAGTACTCCGGCTGTTGCTATGATGACCATGATCCGTCCGGGCCTGCCCCCTGCACAACCGGTTAGCTCGGTCACTGTGGCATCAGCAGCGATCCGCACAACGGTCGATCCGCTTGTTGGATGGTTGTTCACTACTCCTGGCCCGGGAGCGAGTTCTTCTGCACCAGTGATTGCCATTGAGTTGGCCTCGACGTGACCGCTGGCATGGAGGTCGTAGACATAGGTGCGCGTTTGACCGTTGTAACCGCTCGCAGTTGACCTCGTGAGTTGTAGGGGGCGAGCATCATCGCTGCTTCCGAGATAGACGTCACCACCCAACGCAACGATCGAGAGATCTTTCTCATCGGTCACAAAAAACCCGCCGATAGCAACAGCTCTCCCCGGTGCATAGGCCGTGGCTGTTCCGATGATGCCGATCGATGTACCTGCATGTGACGTTCCGGATGCGTCGGATCGTGCCAGTACGCCAACGCTTGTGGTCAGTGTTCCGCCTGTTCCACCTCGTACCGAACTTCCCATCGCGCCAATGATGGTGTCTGCGGAGATGGTGGAATTTGTTGCAGCGTGACCTCGTACGCCAACACGTTCGGTTGGCGGAATATTCGTGTACGATGATGATTGCGAGAGCCCGATCACGCCTGCGCCATTGGTATTCGCCGACGCCAGAACACCAATGTGCGCCGTACCGGATGCGACCACCTCAATGCCACGTCGAGGCGGTGTTGTTCCCCCGATCTCCAATGCCGTTCCGTTTCCTGTAGAGAGAGCATTGTAACGCAGACCGGTGCCACCTGTGATGTCTATTCCGGTTGAGAGCGTTGGTCTCGTTGATCCAAGTGGTCCGCCGATGCGGATCCCCGTTCCGGTTCCATTTGATGTGCTTTGCAAGACAACGGCCGCATTCTCCGTACCACTCGCTCCGATGTCTGATACAAGGAGCCCCGTACTTGCTGACGTACCTAGCAGTGAGATCACAAGTCCCATCCCACCTGTTGGGTCAAGCGCACCGATACGCATACGTTCATTTGATGCGGCACCAACGAGGTTTCCTAAACTCAACGGTCCACGAATCCATGTAGTGGCGGCAGCATCGATCTCCAATGCACGGATCGACCCGCTGTCGCCGGCGAGAAACCGAATCGGTTGTCCCGCCGGCGCGCGTTGTGCGATGAGTAGCGGCATTGCTGCTACTGACTCCAGCCGGGTTGTACTGAATCCCTGTGCAGACAGTCGCAAGCTGCATGAGATCAGTACGATGGTGGCGAGGTAGAGCATCAGAATCGATCAGAACGGGTGAACCAACAACCAAGCGATTTTGTCGGCTGTACCCAGAGCCGCGGATGTTTCTACCGTTATCGTGTCGTTGACATCATCGATGGCCGTGATGCTGATACCGATGGTTGTCCCGGGTGGATTGATCATTGTCACAACAGGGATCGAACCGCTCGTGATGTTCGTTCCCATTGGAATCACATGTACAAAATTTCCAACGACGGGAACGAAGATCCCTCGAACGATATTCTGGAGTGGTCTTGTCCATGACATTGTGCCGGTGGTTGTGCTCGTGAGCACCATTCCATCAGATAGCGGAGGCGCGTCAGGCAAGGTATAGGTAATGTCTGCTGCCTGCGTGGTTGCACGAAAGGCCGTATAGTTCAGACCGCCGGCCGATGGTTCTCCAAAGCGGAGTTCTGTAGGGAGACCGGAGTTTGAAAGCAGTACATTCTTCCCGATGTCAACCGGAGCGCGAGGTGTAGTGGTACCAATAGCAATGAATCCTTGGCCTGGACCAGCAACACCAACCAATCGCAGTGCCTCGGTGCCATTTGCCGCAAGGACAAGATCTTGTGCATTGCTTGTTCCGAGATACTGTTGAGTGGCTCCCGTACCGCCGGTGGTGATCGACGTACCGTCGAGCTTCCAGAATGACGCATTTGTCCATTCCAACGTGGCGGTTGATCCCGTTACATTCTGGATCGTCAGTGCCTGTCCGGCGGCTCCTGCAACCGGTGGAAGCGACATCGTATAACCTGTGACGCCGGTAGAAGGAAGTGTGAGCGAAACTGTTGCCGGTTGGCCGTTTCGAAGATTCAGAGTTCCGGTGGTCTGACTCTGACCATAAAGCAGCGGGGTACCGATGAGAATGATCATGTACATCATGATCGTCGACAAGGTCTTGTGCGTGTTCATACTACGTCCTGCAATGAATTGGATAATGTGAAACGTGGTGATCAACGTCTGATCTCCCACAGTATCTGTTCGGTGTTCAGAAGTGGTGCAGAGGTCACAAAGACCATCGTGTTTGTTGTTGTATCGATGGTGCAACCGGCCTGTATTGTTGTAGTGCCTGCAGACACTCGAAACGTGACATCGTGCTCAGAACGAAGTGTTGTTTTCGGCTGAATCCGGAACGTGTACTCGGTTCCCGTGCCAGTGATCACACCTTGCTCTGCGATCGCTGAATCCCGTTCCACCATGATGATCGATCCGTTCCGTGTGATCCTCACACCGTCGCCACCAACAAGCTTCACGTTCCCCGCCACCTCATTGATCGAGGTAACGATGCCGGTCACATTCGGCGAAAGTCGTTCAGCCACTTCAGCGAATGCCGAGGCTCGTGCAAATGCTTGGGGCAGTAGTGGAGTGCGCGGAGAGCGTTCCGGCGATCCATCCACACTGATGCCCAGGAACACAGCTCCCCTATCAAACGCGTTCAGCGGTAAGGGGCTTGTGGTTCCAAGGATCAACGTTGCCTCGCCATTGCTGAGGTCTACCGTGAGGTCTTCTTGGGCGAGTGATGTGCCCCCTGACGGCACATCGTACCACTGAACAGTGATCGCATGTGGACCATCCGGGGTCTGCGCGTCACCGAGTGAAAGTCGTACCTCAACCGTTGCGGCGATCTGTGCCGTGAGAATGGCTGGGACGAAGAGGAAGAAGAAAAATGCTGATCGCAT is a window encoding:
- the tsaB gene encoding tRNA (adenosine(37)-N6)-threonylcarbamoyltransferase complex dimerization subunit type 1 TsaB; the protein is MTRLLSIETSGSVCSVAVSVDGSLVSSIEILQANVHDEMLSKCVHDVVSNAGLALDSIDVVAVSAGPGSFTGLRIGVSFAKGLCFSGKPNLLAVPTLTALMHAGTEVARIGRFATITAVVASHRDLYYVATSPVEDPTHIAAVELLPLHEVKEHLSDATLVVGPAASQLTPNPVSGLTRLSARFVAFAAWKLLEAGAPFNDAMTFVPEYQQEFEVRSKGL
- a CDS encoding c-type cytochrome; the protein is MKPIRFIQTAAFVLILVGCGQQQKTSEAPLKEVPPLTAQEERDLLEQATGIFGALPDVMPGAEGDTPEQIALGKKLYFDTRLSVNNTQSCNTCHNVNEGAAGVDNEVTSAGADKVRGARNSPTVFNAGYHFVQFWDGRADDLKAQAKGPITNPVEMGMPSAKAVEEKIRSIDEYTPLFAAAFPRARKAVSYDNLAHAIPAFERTLRAPSRFDDYVLGASAKLTNEEKRGLKTFIESGCITCHNGPLFGGSMYQKLGLVNPYDTRDAGRFGVTKDPSDSLMFKVPSLRLISKTHPYFHDGSVPTLSRAIELMGWHQLGKKLTADDIASIEAFLKAL
- a CDS encoding adenylosuccinate lyase — its product is MIQRYTRPDMGAIWSDENKYAIWLEIEVLACEAQAELGVIPKDAVAEIRAKAAFNVERILEIEEVTKHDVIAFTTNVAEYVGPASRFIHMGMTSSDVLDTCLGVQLKQAGELILADLITLRDILARRATEFKYTVCIGRSHGIHAEPTTFGLKLALWYEECKRSITRMERAIESISVGMISGAVGTFEHLSPDVEVYVCSKLGLKPAPVSTQVIQRDRHAEFLTTLAIIGAFLEKVATEVRHLQRTEVLEAEEYFSPGQKGSSAMPHKRNPILSERICGMARILRGNAMAAIENNALWHERDISHSSVERVICPDSTIALDYMLHLATGLIDKLLVYPEAMKRNLALTHGLPFSQSVMLALVRKDVTREDAYKMVQRNAMQTWQTKTPLRETLGADQEIMSFFSAEELDAIFDDARMLKNVDQIFARCGLA
- a CDS encoding VCBS repeat-containing protein — protein: MKIIVAIVVIMASVAGGLAITRSRSDNGAELADKYCVSCHLKPLPEHLDKSTWVAKVFPVMRQYLGMDQIPQRDKLPHDLQAFYPTFPAMTEDEWFSVAQWYIDNAPAVLPSPPLIHVKGVTSQFQSMPLRKTIDVPMTTVVRFDAQRRRMIIGDGFGNALNVLNMNGDSVASVSLNGPPSSVDVQPDAWYVTDMGKLLPHDSAIGRLVKITWVKDVPTSTVILDSLRRPTSVTVADLNGDSRKDYLVCEYGNLIGRFGWYEIDAKGRSKYHELVAQPGAIRAELRDVNGDKRLDIVVLMAQAREGLVAYINNGKGRYTARELITFPPCYGSSSFSFYDVDDDGKLEIIITTGDNGDYEDPPFKPYHGVYIYGSDKNGVYTQRSFQHLDGAYGAFVRDFDSDGTQDMLSFSFFPRLDRSDVDLIRFDFNVGRANMNTWRVAHAADGRWLASDIADADGDGDLDVLLGNVSMGPGRIPNTVQDRWMSGGVVALYLKNTMK